The following coding sequences lie in one Flavobacterium cyclinae genomic window:
- a CDS encoding TolC family protein codes for MQHLYKIVFLIIIGFSAQAQELLTLKDAVKIALENNYDIKIAENNSKIDATNNNLANAGMLPALNANFTNNNSQFNTTQTQADGSERKLDNAKNMNLTYGVGLDWTIFDGLSMFARKEQLDVLEQQGKAELQTAILTRISDVYTTYFDLVQQQQVLASIDTAIVISNQRLTTAQNRFSIGKASKLEVLNAQVDLNSDLSLQLRQKELIKISKIRLNELLVRDTQTDFKVANEVTFEQNLDLNELKSTAEKQNPQLQAQILSKKVADLNLKQVKGNRYPTVRVTSGYNFTRSEASLGFITQSSGQGFVYGVTATVPIFNGFLQNRNEKVAKYQVENANLLLEQQKLSLSSQLASFFASYQTNLELVKVEEKNLEIAKQNLDITLAKFKIGTITTIEFRTAQQNFVEASVRYSNAQYVTKLSEINLKELAGTLQLN; via the coding sequence ATGCAACATTTATATAAAATAGTATTCCTTATCATTATTGGATTTTCAGCGCAAGCTCAAGAACTACTTACACTTAAAGATGCTGTAAAAATTGCCTTGGAAAACAATTACGACATTAAAATTGCTGAAAATAATTCTAAAATTGATGCAACCAATAACAATTTAGCAAATGCTGGAATGTTACCTGCTTTGAATGCAAATTTCACCAATAATAACAGTCAATTCAATACCACACAAACGCAAGCTGATGGTTCTGAAAGAAAGCTAGACAATGCTAAAAATATGAATTTAACTTATGGCGTTGGTTTAGATTGGACGATTTTCGATGGGTTAAGTATGTTTGCCAGAAAAGAGCAATTGGACGTTTTAGAGCAACAAGGAAAGGCCGAATTACAAACCGCCATTTTAACCCGAATTAGCGATGTGTACACCACCTATTTCGATTTGGTACAACAACAACAAGTTTTGGCATCGATTGATACGGCAATTGTGATTTCAAACCAAAGATTGACAACTGCTCAAAATCGATTTAGTATAGGAAAAGCTTCAAAATTGGAGGTTTTGAATGCACAAGTAGATTTGAATAGTGATTTAAGTTTACAATTGAGACAAAAAGAACTAATTAAAATCAGTAAAATCAGATTGAACGAATTATTAGTTCGTGATACACAAACCGATTTTAAAGTGGCTAACGAAGTTACTTTCGAACAAAATTTAGATTTAAACGAATTAAAATCAACAGCCGAAAAACAAAACCCGCAATTACAAGCGCAAATTCTGTCTAAAAAAGTAGCCGATTTGAATTTGAAACAAGTCAAAGGTAATCGTTATCCAACAGTTAGAGTTACTTCGGGTTATAATTTCACACGTTCGGAAGCTTCTTTGGGTTTCATCACACAATCATCTGGACAAGGTTTTGTGTATGGAGTAACGGCTACTGTACCTATTTTTAATGGCTTTCTTCAAAACAGAAACGAAAAAGTAGCGAAATATCAAGTGGAAAATGCTAATTTACTTTTAGAACAACAAAAATTGTCTTTATCATCTCAATTAGCTTCATTTTTTGCAAGTTATCAAACCAACTTAGAATTGGTAAAAGTGGAAGAAAAAAACTTAGAAATCGCCAAGCAAAACTTAGATATTACATTAGCGAAATTCAAAATCGGAACCATAACGACAATCGAATTTAGAACTGCTCAACAAAACTTTGTTGAAGCATCAGTTCGTTATTCAAATGCACAATATGTAACCAAACTTTCAGAAATTAACTTAAAAGAATTAGCCGGCACTTTACAATTAAATTAA
- a CDS encoding efflux RND transporter permease subunit, protein MSLSTLSIKRPVLTIVLNLTIILFGFIGYKFLGVREYPSIDPAQISVRTNYTGANADIIESQITEPLEKAINSIDGIKNITSSSNQGSSIITIEFNLDKDLEAAANDVRDKVSQAVRSLPEDIDSQPIVSKADANSEAIISMTVQSKTKNALELSDYAENVISQRLETIPGVSGIQIWGQKRYAMRLWLDPNKLAAYGVTVADVRSALNKQNVELPSGKITGAATELTVKTIGNLSSEKEFNDVIIRSENDKIVRLSDVGNASLEAENIETQMTQSGKPLVGVAIVPLPGANYLDISNAFYKEFEKLKRELPKDIELNIAIDTTTFVKKSVTEVAETLIISILLVILIIYLFFRDWAIAFRPLIDIPVSLIATFFIMWLFGFSINVLTLLAIVLATGLVVDDGIVVTENIYKKVEEGMSPIEAAIKGSNEIFFAVISISITLAAVFLPVIFLEGFVGRLFREFGIVIGAAVLVSAFVSLTLTPMLNAYLIKGGEQKKSKFYLATEPYFEKLNKIYASNLTRFIPKKGWSFAIIIICFGLIFLFFSILQKETAPLDDRSGFVMRMSTPEGASYEYTNRFMQEMSQLVDDSIPEKQVSLVISSPGFGGTSSVNSGFIRISLKNPKEREKSQMEIADELGKWVKRYPDAKTSVIQQPTISVSRRGGLPIQYIIQAQNFEKLQEKIPVFMEEVNKNGTFSMADVNLKFNKPEINVTIDREKAESLGVSVLDIAQTLQLALSGQRFGYFMQNGKQYQVIGQFEKQDRSKPTDVTSMFVRNNKGELIQMDNVVEIEEKSNPPQLYHNNRYMSATVSAGLAPGKSIGDGIEAMNEIKERVLDDSFTTDLGGESRDFVESSSNTSFAFGLALLLIYLILAAQFESFIDPFIIILTVPMAVAGALFSLWLFGQTWNIFSQIGTIMLIGLVTKNGILIVEFANQLREQGKSKYDAILEASEARLRPILMTSLAIALGALPIALSLGAASASRMGMGVVIVGGTLFSLILTLFVIPSIYLMWSRAKKHRPEFDNLDALEK, encoded by the coding sequence ATGAGTTTATCAACTTTAAGTATAAAAAGACCGGTATTAACTATTGTATTAAATTTAACCATTATTTTATTTGGTTTTATTGGGTACAAATTTTTAGGCGTTAGAGAATATCCTTCTATTGATCCCGCACAAATATCTGTAAGAACCAATTATACAGGTGCAAATGCAGATATTATTGAATCTCAAATTACAGAGCCATTAGAAAAAGCTATAAATTCTATCGATGGAATAAAAAACATTACCTCGTCAAGTAATCAAGGAAGTAGTATAATTACAATTGAATTTAATTTAGATAAAGATTTAGAGGCAGCAGCAAATGATGTTCGAGATAAAGTTTCACAAGCGGTAAGAAGTTTACCTGAAGATATTGATTCGCAACCTATAGTATCTAAAGCAGATGCCAATAGTGAAGCTATTATTTCAATGACGGTTCAAAGTAAAACTAAAAATGCACTCGAATTAAGTGATTATGCAGAAAATGTTATTAGTCAGCGTTTAGAAACTATTCCGGGTGTTAGCGGTATTCAAATTTGGGGACAAAAACGTTATGCTATGCGATTGTGGTTAGACCCCAATAAACTTGCCGCTTATGGAGTAACTGTAGCTGATGTTAGATCCGCCTTGAATAAACAAAATGTTGAGCTTCCTTCTGGTAAAATTACAGGTGCTGCTACCGAACTAACCGTAAAAACCATCGGTAATTTATCATCAGAGAAAGAATTTAATGATGTTATCATTCGTTCTGAAAATGACAAAATAGTGCGCTTAAGTGATGTGGGAAATGCTTCATTAGAAGCCGAAAACATCGAAACCCAAATGACCCAATCAGGAAAGCCATTAGTGGGTGTTGCTATTGTTCCATTACCTGGTGCAAATTATTTAGATATTTCTAACGCATTTTATAAAGAATTTGAAAAACTAAAAAGAGAATTACCTAAAGATATTGAATTAAACATTGCTATTGACACTACAACTTTTGTAAAAAAATCGGTTACTGAAGTTGCAGAAACTCTAATCATATCGATACTTTTAGTTATATTAATTATCTATCTTTTTTTTAGAGATTGGGCTATTGCATTTCGTCCATTAATTGATATACCGGTATCTTTAATTGCTACCTTTTTTATTATGTGGCTTTTTGGTTTTTCTATCAATGTTTTAACACTTTTAGCCATAGTATTAGCCACAGGTTTAGTGGTTGATGACGGAATTGTTGTTACCGAAAACATTTACAAGAAAGTTGAAGAAGGCATGTCGCCAATTGAAGCTGCAATTAAAGGTTCAAACGAAATCTTTTTTGCTGTAATTTCTATTTCAATCACTTTAGCTGCAGTATTTTTACCTGTAATATTTCTTGAAGGATTTGTTGGCCGATTGTTTAGAGAATTCGGAATCGTTATTGGTGCAGCGGTATTGGTTTCTGCCTTTGTTTCTTTGACCTTAACCCCAATGTTAAATGCTTATTTAATAAAAGGTGGCGAACAAAAGAAATCGAAATTTTATTTAGCAACGGAACCCTATTTTGAAAAATTAAACAAAATATATGCTTCCAACCTAACCCGATTTATTCCTAAAAAAGGATGGAGTTTTGCTATCATTATTATTTGTTTTGGATTGATTTTTCTTTTCTTTTCTATTCTTCAAAAAGAAACAGCACCTTTAGATGATCGCAGTGGATTTGTCATGAGAATGTCTACACCTGAAGGCGCATCTTATGAATATACAAATCGCTTCATGCAAGAAATGTCGCAATTAGTTGATGATTCTATTCCAGAAAAACAAGTAAGTTTGGTAATTTCATCACCTGGATTTGGTGGAACATCATCAGTTAATAGTGGATTTATTCGTATTTCACTAAAAAATCCAAAAGAAAGAGAAAAATCGCAAATGGAAATTGCTGATGAATTGGGGAAATGGGTTAAACGTTATCCTGATGCAAAAACTTCTGTAATTCAGCAACCCACAATTTCGGTTAGCCGAAGAGGTGGTTTACCTATTCAATACATTATTCAGGCCCAAAATTTTGAAAAACTTCAAGAAAAGATACCTGTTTTTATGGAAGAAGTAAATAAAAACGGTACTTTTTCAATGGCTGATGTTAACTTGAAATTTAATAAACCTGAAATAAACGTAACTATTGATCGTGAAAAAGCTGAAAGTTTAGGAGTTTCGGTTTTAGATATTGCACAAACACTTCAATTAGCATTAAGTGGTCAACGTTTTGGTTATTTTATGCAAAATGGAAAACAATATCAAGTGATTGGGCAGTTTGAAAAACAAGATCGTTCAAAACCTACCGACGTAACTTCAATGTTTGTTAGAAATAATAAAGGCGAATTAATTCAAATGGATAATGTGGTCGAAATTGAAGAAAAAAGCAATCCACCACAATTGTACCATAACAACAGATACATGTCGGCAACAGTTTCAGCAGGTTTAGCACCAGGAAAAAGTATTGGTGACGGAATTGAAGCCATGAATGAAATAAAAGAACGCGTATTAGACGATTCATTTACGACAGATTTAGGTGGAGAATCTCGTGACTTCGTGGAAAGTAGCTCAAACACTTCGTTTGCTTTTGGACTAGCGTTATTGTTGATTTATTTAATTCTTGCAGCTCAGTTTGAAAGTTTTATTGATCCATTTATTATCATTCTAACTGTACCAATGGCAGTAGCTGGAGCATTATTCTCGCTTTGGTTATTTGGACAAACTTGGAATATTTTTAGTCAAATTGGAACGATAATGTTGATTGGACTTGTTACCAAAAACGGAATTCTGATAGTCGAATTTGCGAACCAACTTCGAGAACAAGGGAAATCAAAATACGATGCCATTTTAGAAGCTTCGGAAGCACGTCTACGTCCTATTTTGATGACAAGTTTAGCTATTGCTTTAGGAGCATTACCTATTGCTTTATCACTTGGAGCCGCATCAGCAAGTAGAATGGGAATGGGAGTTGTAATTGTAGGTGGAACATTGTTTTCATTAATTTTAACCTTATTTGTTATTCCTTCAATCTATTTAATGTGGTCAAGAGCAAAAAAACATCGACCAGAATTTGATAATTTAGACGCTTTAGAGAAATAA
- a CDS encoding efflux RND transporter periplasmic adaptor subunit → MNIKKFSISILVILLLGLIVYRIFSNVKEESKNNNKGGNKSPMAVNALIVTEMDYANTISLSGSIEANEAVEIKSEVSGVVEKIYFTEGTTVNKGQLLVKINDIELRAQLSQAQTRQGLAAENERRAKLLLEKEAISQEEYEVALAEYKSLKAQTQLIQAQISKTATKAPFSGKIGLRNISPGTYITPSQIITNLVNTNQLKITFSIPEKYAAQVEVNSTFKFKVSGMNEEFEAKIYALEPSVDVTTRTLQVRAITQNKNNKLFPGTYANVELPLSVIKNAILIPTEAVIPIQNGKKVFVSNNGMASERNIITDTRTENKVLVLEGLKKGDTLITTGIMSLKNEMPLKISIQ, encoded by the coding sequence ATGAACATAAAAAAATTTAGTATCTCTATTTTAGTTATTTTACTATTAGGTTTGATTGTATATCGCATCTTTTCAAATGTAAAAGAAGAATCAAAAAATAATAATAAAGGTGGTAATAAATCACCAATGGCTGTAAATGCTCTTATTGTCACTGAAATGGATTATGCTAATACAATTTCACTATCAGGTTCTATAGAGGCAAATGAAGCAGTAGAAATTAAAAGTGAAGTTTCAGGAGTTGTAGAAAAAATTTATTTTACCGAAGGAACAACCGTAAACAAAGGACAACTTTTAGTAAAAATCAATGATATCGAACTTCGCGCTCAGTTATCTCAAGCGCAAACACGTCAAGGTTTAGCTGCTGAAAATGAAAGACGCGCTAAATTACTTCTTGAAAAAGAAGCCATTTCTCAAGAAGAATATGAAGTTGCGCTAGCAGAATATAAAAGTTTAAAAGCGCAAACCCAATTGATTCAAGCGCAAATTTCAAAAACAGCTACAAAAGCTCCTTTTTCTGGAAAAATTGGCTTGCGAAATATTTCGCCTGGGACTTATATAACACCAAGTCAAATTATTACAAATTTGGTTAATACAAATCAGTTAAAAATCACCTTCTCCATTCCAGAAAAATATGCTGCCCAAGTAGAAGTTAATTCAACTTTTAAATTTAAAGTTTCTGGAATGAATGAAGAATTTGAAGCTAAAATTTATGCTTTAGAACCTAGTGTAGATGTAACTACGAGAACTTTACAAGTAAGAGCTATTACTCAAAATAAAAACAATAAGTTATTTCCAGGTACGTATGCCAATGTTGAATTACCTTTAAGTGTTATTAAAAATGCTATTTTAATTCCAACCGAGGCAGTTATTCCAATTCAAAATGGGAAAAAGGTATTTGTTTCAAACAATGGTATGGCTTCAGAAAGAAATATCATAACAGACACTAGAACTGAAAACAAAGTATTGGTTTTAGAAGGATTAAAAAAAGGTGACACGCTTATTACCACGGGAATAATGAGTTTAAAAAACGAAATGCCTTTAAAAATTTCAATTCAATAG